Below is a genomic region from Ruania alba.
TCGGGCTGCAGGGTCTCCGCAGCCCGCACACCGGCGAGGCCGTCGCCGGCCGTGTGCGGTCGCCAGCCCTCCGCCTCGAGGCGGCGGGCAATCTGGGTGGCGATCTCCGGTTCGTCCTCGACGACGAGCACGACGGTGGAGGGCGACCCTGATGCTGCGGCAGGCATGGACACACTGTTCCATATCGGTCTCCGACTGGCTGGTCCGCCTGGCCGGAGCGCCGTGCCGGCGTGTGTTCGTTCACAGTGGTAGACCGGGCGCACCCTGGTCCGTTACGCTTTCGTGATCTGGTTGACACGACCGGCAATGCCCCTCCGGGTCCTGCGGTTGGCGTAAACTGGACTAACTCTTCCCACCATGTAAGACCAGATCAGTGCGCCGCGTCCCTCCGCGGGCTACTGACCATCCTTCTTCGTCCCCCTGCCCGGAGGTTGTGTGAGGCCGCAGCGTGTGTCCGCCCCTGACGCGCTCCCGACCCGACGCCAGCTCCGTGAAGCCGCTCGACGCGGTGAGACGGTGCCGGACCGGTCGTCGACCCCTGGGCTCACCAGGACCGTGATGGCGTCGTCGCCGGCCACCGATGAGGAACCTCGGTTGACTCGCCGCGAGATCCGGCGACGTGAGCGGGCGATGCTCAAGGGGTCCAGTGGTGCTCAGACCGGAGCGGGAGCGGGCGGGAACGTCGCGTCGGTCTCCGAGGACTCGCGCGCTCGGGTCATCGCCGCACTGCCCCTGCCTGCCGTCGAACGACCCGTGCCGGTGGCTGCGAGCGCCGGGACCGCGGCCGAGAGCCGAGCTATTCGGATTCGTCGCACCGCTCGTGTGCAGGAGGCCGCGATCCGCGCGAAGGCTGCGCGTACTGCGCGTTCGAACCACCGATGGCTGCCGCGACTGGCCGTGCTCGGCGCGCTCGGTGCGTTGACGACCGTGGTCCCACTGACCGGGGCGGCGATGCCAGCCACCTCCAGTGATGTCGCGACCGGCCACCCCGTGTCCGCGTCGAGCGCCTTCGAGGTCCTCGCCGCCGGCGGCACGCCAGCTTCCACGGATGCCTCGGCTGCACTGGCTGCGGACCCCCTCGCGTCCCTGCGCTCCCTCGCCTCGGCGAGCCGGAGCGACGCGGACCGCGCACCGAGTGCGTGCGGGACGCGCCCGGTGGACGCCAACGGTGTGCTGGCCTCCGAGGTGGAGACCGTGGCGCCGGAGGTCGTCCAGCCGTTGGCAGAGGGGTCCTACAATTTCACCTCGCGGTACGGGCCTCGGGTGCACCCCATCTTCGGCACTTCTAGCGTGCACACAGGGCTCGACATGTCCGCCGCTGCCGGGACCCCGATCCATGCCGTGGCCGACGGAACTGTGGTGCACGCGGGCGCTGGGCGGGACGGTCGCAGCAGCATGCTCGTGATCATCGAGCATGAGATTGACGGTGAGAAGTACTGGACCTGGTATGTGCACATGTACCCGAACGGGGTCTATGTCCAGGAGGGGCAGCAGGTATCCGCCGGCGAGGTCATCGGTGCGGTCGGTTCCTACGGCAACTCCACCGGGCCGCACCTGCACCTCGAGGTCCACGTCGACGAGGCGCTGACCTCGGTGGACCCGGAGACATGGCTCGCGCAGCGCGATGCCGTGCCGCTGACGTCCGAGACGCTCCAGTGCACCGAGGGCACCCAGGGCTGACAGACACCACCCAGGGCTGACAGGGGGGCGCCTCCTCCTCGCTCAGTCGAGGGTTATTCCCCAGGTGACAGTGTGGCTGGCGCCGGGGGAGAGCCGGACCAGGTCGTCTCCGGTGCGGAACGCATCGGCGACACAGCTCATCGGTTCAGCGGCGAGTCCGGTGCGCTGCGCGGCCACTGCGGCCACCTCGTCTCCAGTGCACATCTGCCAGCAACTCATCGTTCGGTCCATCCACACGGCCGCGGTCCGCCCGTCGGAGCCGCGCAGGCGCAGCCACGAGAGACCGTCGTCGTCGTAGGTGGCGCCGACGAAGGCATCGTCCAGTGCCGTGCGTCCCAGCGAGCGAGGCGCACGGAAGTCGAGCTCTTCCGGCAGGTCGGCTACGCCCGTCGGCAGCAGGCGATCATCGGTGGGGATCCACCGAGTGGCGTCGAGCTGCAGCACGGCGTCGTCGAGCGACCCGGGGCCGGGTGAGAGCCAGGGATGGAAACCCACCCCGTAGGGTGCGTCCGCTGCGCCGATGTTGGTCGCCGTCGTGGTGATCTGCAGACCAGTGGCACTGAGCACGTAGC
It encodes:
- a CDS encoding M23 family metallopeptidase produces the protein MTRREIRRRERAMLKGSSGAQTGAGAGGNVASVSEDSRARVIAALPLPAVERPVPVAASAGTAAESRAIRIRRTARVQEAAIRAKAARTARSNHRWLPRLAVLGALGALTTVVPLTGAAMPATSSDVATGHPVSASSAFEVLAAGGTPASTDASAALAADPLASLRSLASASRSDADRAPSACGTRPVDANGVLASEVETVAPEVVQPLAEGSYNFTSRYGPRVHPIFGTSSVHTGLDMSAAAGTPIHAVADGTVVHAGAGRDGRSSMLVIIEHEIDGEKYWTWYVHMYPNGVYVQEGQQVSAGEVIGAVGSYGNSTGPHLHLEVHVDEALTSVDPETWLAQRDAVPLTSETLQCTEGTQG
- a CDS encoding aldose 1-epimerase family protein — its product is MPLTPPTGQQFQITHSGAVATVTEVGAHLREYRVADRDVVVGFPADELPPASNGAVLVPWPNRIRDGRYTWDGVDYQVPVTEPARGTALHGLASWQRWVANEHTDDAVELGIDLPPTPGYPFPLSITVRYVLSATGLQITTTATNIGAADAPYGVGFHPWLSPGPGSLDDAVLQLDATRWIPTDDRLLPTGVADLPEELDFRAPRSLGRTALDDAFVGATYDDDGLSWLRLRGSDGRTAAVWMDRTMSCWQMCTGDEVAAVAAQRTGLAAEPMSCVADAFRTGDDLVRLSPGASHTVTWGITLD